From Syntrophorhabdus sp., a single genomic window includes:
- a CDS encoding protein-glutamate O-methyltransferase CheR, with translation MTREEFTVLRDFIYEKTGIYFAETKTYLLESRLTNRLSELGLGSFEDYYYHLKYGADKARNELARLYDVVTTNETSFFRNPPQLDAFKIIVQKAYMNGTSQSSPIRIWSAACSTGEEAYTLAIMLMEMAEIHRVSVPFTIIATDISSKVLESARKAVFSQYSVRNTDEAIKRKYFTEENNMYKLKETVKKNVKIDFMNLMDDDAYRLYRQMDFIFCRNVLIYFDEKMKKKVVDHMYECLKPKGFLTIGHAESLHNISRAFKPLVFPGTIAYQKG, from the coding sequence ATGACCAGAGAAGAATTTACCGTCCTGAGAGACTTCATCTATGAGAAAACGGGCATATACTTCGCCGAAACGAAGACCTATCTCCTTGAGAGCAGGTTGACGAACAGGTTGAGCGAGCTGGGTCTCGGTTCCTTCGAAGACTATTACTACCATTTGAAATACGGCGCCGACAAGGCAAGGAATGAGCTCGCCAGGCTCTACGACGTGGTCACGACCAACGAAACGAGTTTCTTCCGCAACCCGCCGCAGCTCGACGCCTTCAAGATCATCGTGCAGAAAGCCTACATGAACGGCACGAGCCAGAGCTCTCCCATCCGCATATGGAGCGCGGCCTGTTCCACGGGTGAGGAGGCATACACGCTCGCCATCATGCTCATGGAGATGGCGGAGATCCATCGGGTCAGCGTTCCCTTCACCATCATCGCCACGGACATATCGAGCAAGGTCCTGGAATCGGCACGGAAGGCCGTTTTCAGCCAGTACAGTGTCCGCAACACCGATGAGGCGATCAAGAGAAAGTATTTTACAGAAGAGAACAATATGTATAAGCTGAAGGAAACGGTAAAAAAGAACGTTAAGATCGACTTCATGAACCTCATGGATGACGATGCGTACAGGCTGTACCGGCAGATGGATTTCATCTTCTGCAGGAACGTTCTCATCTACTTTGACGAGAAGATGAAGAAGAAGGTCGTGGACCATATGTACGAGTGCCTGAAGCCAAAGGGATTCCTGACGATCGGTCACGCGGAATCGCTTCACAACATCTCCCGGGCCTTCAAGCCGCTCGTGTTTCCCGGAACCATAGCGTATCAGAAAGGATGA
- a CDS encoding response regulator has product MKTILIVDDSATIRKLLAYILKRKNYIIAEAEDGMDAMEKLSHVQVDLVIVDLNMPNMDGIEFVKNLRDNYYYMDTPVIMLTTTKDDKLKKDALDAGVNMFLNKPVQPNFLLYKVESLMQDEEEYNG; this is encoded by the coding sequence ATGAAGACGATACTCATCGTGGATGACTCGGCAACGATCAGGAAGCTCCTGGCGTATATCCTGAAGCGGAAGAACTATATCATCGCCGAGGCCGAGGACGGAATGGATGCCATGGAAAAGCTGAGCCACGTTCAGGTCGATCTCGTTATCGTGGACCTCAATATGCCCAACATGGACGGCATCGAGTTCGTGAAGAACCTGCGGGACAACTACTATTACATGGACACGCCCGTCATCATGCTCACCACGACGAAGGACGACAAGCTCAAGAAGGATGCTCTTGACGCAGGTGTCAACATGTTCCTCAACAAGCCGGTGCAACCAAATTTTCTCCTGTACAAGGTGGAAAGCCTTATGCAGGACGAGGAGGAATACAATGGATGA